One window of candidate division WOR-3 bacterium genomic DNA carries:
- a CDS encoding cohesin domain-containing protein, producing the protein MKKYIIIFFFLFFLFCKKGEPEVIAKVINLKPFYVELSLEIKNFDYVDSVIIVRFQEPYSPLKFSFRGLIKSFTDTLLNPDFSYKYLIKVKGSSVKETSLNVKTPVPSDYILVPEPIYLETDKSFNLSLKIYNINKVFGISGRILFENSFLKVDSIKKGSLWSQDDLFFSTVKQDTIFFAVTKKRGALPFSGSGKVLNVYFSKNNTGVSDIIPFKIVLTDSDGNYLPLPKIKKGKIIIK; encoded by the coding sequence ATGAAAAAGTATATTATAATTTTCTTTTTTTTATTTTTCTTATTCTGTAAGAAGGGAGAGCCAGAAGTTATAGCGAAAGTTATAAATTTAAAACCATTTTATGTTGAGCTTTCCCTTGAAATCAAAAATTTTGATTATGTTGATTCTGTAATTATAGTGAGATTCCAGGAACCTTATTCACCTTTGAAATTTTCTTTCAGAGGTTTAATAAAAAGTTTCACAGATACTCTTTTAAACCCTGATTTTTCCTATAAATATTTGATAAAAGTAAAAGGTTCAAGTGTAAAGGAAACAAGTTTAAATGTAAAAACTCCTGTGCCTTCTGATTATATTTTAGTTCCTGAGCCCATCTATCTTGAAACTGATAAGAGTTTTAATCTTTCTCTTAAAATATATAACATTAATAAAGTTTTTGGGATTTCAGGAAGAATTCTTTTTGAAAATTCTTTTTTAAAAGTGGATAGCATAAAGAAGGGCTCTCTCTGGAGTCAGGATGATCTATTTTTCAGCACTGTGAAACAAGATACTATATTTTTTGCTGTTACAAAAAAGAGGGGTGCTCTTCCTTTTTCAGGTTCAGGAAAAGTTTTGAATGTTTATTTCTCAAAAAATAATACGGGGGTCTCAGATATAATTCCCTTCAAGATAGTTCTTACTGATTCTGATGGCAACTATCTTCCCTTACCAAAAATAAAAAAGGGTAAAATAATAATTAAATAA
- a CDS encoding glycosyltransferase family 4 protein — MSFNFKKKLKILFISHEFNNYSNGEIKFIYNLALHFLEKGNEVHLLGFGADPEIIEKKAEFHRIKRIIERPHFLKSLIFLIFSTIFVLRNRKKFDLIHASGPNVFAYHHINTCQFVHSAYKRYLKFFKFPLIKKIYYYFFHNFFSFLEKLIYKKSKIIIAVSEKIKKELINFAKVNPSKIEIIYNGINPSEFPFKSEKEKEELLKEYPFLKNKTIFLFAGDITTNRKGVEFLIKAFKDLNEKAFLLIIGNEKNSPYPYLVKKLNLENKIKFLGFKKDISFYYRASDFFIFPSLYDPCPIVVFEAMKSLSPCIVSDKKFCGSAEIIENEKEGFIIKNPFNTYEIKEKILKAIKNKEKIKEMEKNIKEKIKMVYFENIFKKYEEIYYKLLS, encoded by the coding sequence TTGAGTTTTAATTTCAAAAAAAAATTAAAAATACTATTTATATCCCATGAATTTAATAATTATTCTAATGGTGAAATTAAGTTTATTTACAATTTAGCATTACACTTTTTAGAAAAAGGAAATGAGGTTCATCTTCTTGGTTTTGGTGCAGACCCTGAGATCATAGAAAAAAAAGCAGAATTTCACAGAATTAAAAGAATTATTGAAAGACCTCATTTTTTAAAATCATTAATATTTCTTATATTTTCAACAATCTTTGTTTTAAGAAATAGAAAAAAATTTGATTTGATTCATGCTTCAGGTCCAAATGTTTTTGCTTATCATCACATAAATACATGCCAATTTGTTCATTCTGCTTACAAAAGATATTTAAAATTTTTTAAATTTCCTTTGATAAAAAAAATTTACTATTATTTTTTTCATAATTTTTTTTCTTTCTTGGAAAAATTAATTTATAAAAAATCAAAAATAATAATAGCTGTTTCTGAAAAAATAAAAAAAGAACTTATCAATTTCGCAAAAGTTAATCCTTCAAAAATTGAAATAATTTATAATGGCATTAATCCATCTGAATTTCCCTTTAAATCAGAAAAAGAAAAAGAAGAACTTTTAAAAGAATACCCCTTTTTGAAAAATAAAACAATTTTCCTATTTGCAGGTGATATAACAACAAACAGAAAGGGAGTGGAATTTTTAATTAAAGCCTTTAAAGATTTAAATGAAAAAGCTTTTCTTTTAATAATCGGAAATGAAAAAAATTCCCCTTATCCTTATCTGGTAAAAAAATTAAACTTGGAAAATAAAATAAAATTCTTAGGATTTAAAAAAGATATTTCCTTTTATTATAGAGCATCAGATTTTTTTATCTTCCCGAGCTTATATGACCCTTGTCCCATAGTAGTCTTTGAGGCCATGAAAAGTCTCTCGCCTTGTATTGTTTCTGATAAAAAATTCTGCGGAAGCGCTGAAATAATTGAAAATGAAAAAGAAGGTTTTATAATAAAGAATCCTTTCAATACTTATGAAATAAAAGAGAAAATTTTAAAGGCAATAAAAAATAAAGAAAAAATAAAAGAAATGGAAAAAAATATAAAAGAAAAAATAAAAATGGTATATTTTGAAAATATTTTTAAAAAATATGAGGAAATTTATTACAAGTTACTTTCTTAA
- the rplF gene encoding 50S ribosomal protein L6 — protein MSKIGKKPILIPKGVEVNLTGNILKVKGPKGELKQVIHESVEVEIKDGEIRVKRKNDEKIAKAMHGTTRALINNMIKGVTEGYVKELLVVGAGYKADLKGKELILDVGYAEPKKYIIPEGIKAEVKREGQNIKIRIEGIDKQKVGQVAAEIRRIREPDPYKGKGIRYADEVIRLKPGKAGAAK, from the coding sequence ATGAGTAAAATAGGAAAAAAACCGATTTTAATACCAAAAGGTGTTGAGGTTAATTTAACCGGTAATATATTAAAAGTAAAAGGTCCTAAAGGAGAACTTAAGCAAGTTATACACGAAAGTGTTGAAGTGGAGATAAAGGATGGAGAGATCAGGGTAAAAAGAAAAAATGATGAGAAAATTGCTAAGGCAATGCACGGAACAACAAGGGCACTGATAAATAATATGATTAAAGGTGTTACAGAAGGATACGTTAAAGAACTCCTTGTTGTAGGTGCTGGTTATAAGGCAGATTTAAAAGGAAAGGAACTCATACTTGATGTAGGTTATGCTGAACCCAAGAAATACATAATTCCTGAGGGAATCAAAGCAGAAGTAAAAAGAGAAGGACAGAATATAAAAATAAGAATTGAAGGAATTGATAAGCAGAAAGTGGGACAGGTAGCTGCAGAAATCAGAAGGATAAGGGAACCTGATCCTTATAAAGGTAAAGGTATAAGATATGCAGATGAAGTAATAAGGCTCAAACCCGGAAAAGCAGGAGCGGCAAAATAA
- the rplR gene encoding 50S ribosomal protein L18 translates to MDVKEKILRRKRRHKRVRKKVIGTPERPRLCVYKSRKHIYAQIIIDPPFGPSKVLTGASTLSPEIRDEIKNIKGKVKKAFLVGKLIAEKAKKLSITKVVFDRAGYKYHGRVKALADGAREGGLEF, encoded by the coding sequence ATGGATGTAAAAGAAAAAATATTAAGAAGAAAAAGAAGACATAAAAGAGTTAGAAAAAAGGTAATTGGAACACCTGAAAGACCAAGATTATGTGTTTATAAATCAAGGAAACATATATATGCACAGATTATAATTGATCCACCTTTTGGACCCTCAAAAGTATTAACAGGAGCCTCTACCCTTTCACCTGAAATAAGAGATGAAATTAAAAACATTAAGGGTAAAGTTAAAAAAGCTTTTTTAGTAGGTAAATTAATTGCAGAAAAGGCAAAGAAACTTTCTATTACAAAAGTTGTTTTCGATAGAGCTGGTTACAAATACCATGGAAGAGTAAAAGCACTTGCTGATGGAGCAAGAGAAGGAGGGCTTGAGTTTTAA
- a CDS encoding winged helix-turn-helix domain-containing protein: MEEKILEILKKEGKPMRPSDIAKKIGMDQKEVTKILSKLKKEGKVIIPKRCYYSVK, encoded by the coding sequence ATGGAAGAAAAAATCTTAGAAATTCTAAAAAAAGAGGGAAAACCAATGAGACCTTCTGATATTGCAAAAAAAATAGGAATGGACCAGAAAGAAGTTACAAAAATTTTATCAAAACTGAAAAAGGAAGGAAAAGTTATAATACCAAAAAGGTGCTATTATTCTGTAAAATGA
- a CDS encoding S8 family serine peptidase, protein MKIFLFLFFLLSSNYKKDEVVVICEDDLKTEVLNLISEKGFKISYVSKYLPFFVVKFDPEKEDIENVIEKLKNLKGVKKVTKNAILTPFYIPNDPYYPYQWHFKKIGMETAWNFGFGSSSIRLAVLDDGFAYRNGPIPSYEQNEVISSDGYYHIAPDLQGLSVLAAYDFYHNDPYPDPSSPHGTHVLGTIAQTTDNNIGVAGIAPSVSIILAQVLGPQGGTASQIADGISFAVQNGAKIINMSLGGPPGDSTGMSVIHLALKNAYTQGVLVIAAAGNSSVSKLSYPAAFKECIAVGATDYRDSLSYYSQYGFGLDIVAPGGDVKVDRNNDGYADGVLQNTCYESQGKPRVDSFAYFFFQGTSMASPHVAGIAALCLSLDQYLTNLDLRRILTGTAIDLGEKGYDTIYGFGRVSAQKAVSFSAQTQYIVYPGDADANGIVNEMDVLPLGIYFGLTGPARNLGDNFSPQPAQKWIPRMATFADCNGDGVINEQDVLTIGKNFGLTHPLSYFLNSFLTFIPEIEEKRDFFYLLYRTSDNKEIKKFLSELLNITYEESDGKIVIFERKIEGNFKKIKIFDISGRKINYNNMIPYNYKGIFFILYKEGKIDKEKRVIVK, encoded by the coding sequence ATGAAAATATTTCTTTTTTTATTTTTCCTTTTAAGTTCAAATTATAAAAAAGATGAAGTAGTGGTAATATGTGAAGATGATTTAAAAACTGAAGTTTTAAATCTGATTTCTGAAAAGGGTTTTAAAATTTCTTATGTGAGTAAATACCTTCCCTTTTTTGTTGTTAAATTTGATCCAGAAAAGGAAGATATTGAAAATGTAATAGAAAAATTGAAAAATTTAAAAGGTGTTAAAAAAGTAACAAAAAATGCAATCCTCACCCCCTTTTATATACCCAATGACCCTTATTATCCTTATCAGTGGCACTTTAAAAAGATAGGAATGGAAACAGCCTGGAATTTTGGTTTTGGGAGTTCCTCAATAAGGCTCGCTGTGCTTGATGATGGATTTGCTTACAGAAATGGTCCTATTCCTTCTTATGAACAAAATGAGGTTATAAGTTCTGATGGTTATTATCACATAGCACCTGATTTACAGGGTTTAAGTGTTTTAGCTGCTTATGATTTTTACCATAATGACCCTTATCCTGACCCGTCTTCACCACATGGAACACATGTTTTGGGAACAATAGCACAGACTACTGATAACAATATAGGAGTTGCGGGAATTGCACCTTCCGTATCCATTATTCTTGCTCAGGTTTTAGGTCCTCAGGGTGGAACTGCTTCTCAGATTGCAGATGGTATTTCCTTTGCTGTTCAGAATGGTGCAAAAATTATAAATATGAGTCTTGGAGGACCACCTGGAGATTCAACAGGAATGAGTGTTATACATCTTGCTTTAAAAAATGCTTACACTCAAGGTGTTTTAGTAATAGCAGCTGCAGGCAATAGTTCTGTTTCAAAACTTTCTTATCCTGCAGCTTTTAAAGAATGTATTGCAGTAGGAGCAACAGATTATAGGGATTCCCTTTCCTATTATTCTCAATACGGCTTTGGTCTTGATATTGTAGCACCAGGAGGGGATGTAAAAGTTGATAGAAATAATGATGGCTATGCCGACGGAGTTTTACAGAATACATGTTACGAATCACAGGGAAAACCTCGTGTTGATTCCTTTGCTTACTTCTTCTTTCAAGGAACATCAATGGCTTCCCCTCATGTAGCTGGAATAGCAGCCCTTTGTCTTTCCCTTGACCAATATCTAACAAATCTTGATTTAAGGAGAATTTTAACCGGAACAGCAATTGACCTTGGAGAAAAAGGTTATGATACAATTTATGGATTTGGAAGAGTTTCTGCCCAAAAGGCGGTTTCCTTTTCTGCTCAAACTCAATACATTGTTTATCCAGGAGATGCTGATGCAAATGGAATTGTGAATGAGATGGATGTTTTACCTCTTGGAATTTACTTCGGTTTAACAGGACCTGCAAGGAACCTTGGGGATAATTTTTCCCCTCAGCCTGCTCAGAAGTGGATTCCAAGAATGGCTACTTTTGCCGATTGTAACGGTGATGGAGTAATAAATGAACAGGATGTTTTGACAATTGGTAAAAATTTTGGTCTAACTCATCCTTTGAGCTATTTTTTAAATTCCTTTTTAACTTTTATTCCAGAAATTGAAGAAAAAAGGGATTTCTTTTATTTACTTTACAGAACAAGTGATAATAAAGAAATAAAAAAATTTTTATCTGAGCTTTTGAATATTACTTATGAAGAGTCAGATGGTAAAATAGTTATTTTTGAAAGGAAAATTGAAGGTAACTTTAAGAAAATAAAAATTTTTGATATTTCAGGCAGAAAAATAAATTATAATAATATGATACCTTATAATTATAAAGGTATTTTCTTTATTTTATATAAAGAAGGTAAAATTGATAAGGAAAAAAGGGTGATTGTAAAATGA
- the ispH gene encoding 4-hydroxy-3-methylbut-2-enyl diphosphate reductase has translation MGFKIYLAKPRGFCAGVERAIEILDLALKKFGPPIYVRHAIVHNEKVVKEFEKRGAIFVEDIEEIPEKSILIFSAHGVSPEIREKAKKKKLKVIDATCPLVTKVHLEAKYYAKNDYLILLIGHKNHVEVQGTLGEAPDRIIVIEKKEDLDKLDGKKFEKIAILTQTTLSVDDTKDLITEIQKRFKNIVKPKADDICYATQNRQDMVKRIAPFTDIFLVIGSQKSSNSNRLKEIAEKYGAKAYLINDKSEIPLKEIENIKSLGITSGASTPESLVQEIIEELKKYGAEEVIEISGIEENIKFSLPLELESF, from the coding sequence ATGGGATTTAAAATTTATCTTGCGAAACCAAGAGGCTTTTGTGCAGGTGTTGAAAGGGCAATTGAGATACTTGACCTTGCTTTGAAAAAATTTGGTCCCCCTATTTATGTAAGGCATGCAATTGTTCATAATGAAAAAGTGGTTAAGGAATTTGAAAAAAGGGGAGCAATATTTGTTGAGGATATTGAAGAAATTCCAGAAAAAAGTATTTTAATATTTTCAGCTCATGGGGTTTCTCCTGAAATCAGGGAGAAGGCAAAGAAAAAAAAATTAAAAGTCATAGATGCCACATGTCCACTTGTTACAAAAGTTCATCTTGAGGCAAAGTATTATGCAAAAAACGATTATTTAATTCTTTTAATAGGTCATAAAAACCATGTGGAAGTTCAGGGAACCTTAGGTGAAGCTCCTGATAGAATAATTGTTATTGAAAAAAAAGAAGACCTGGATAAACTTGATGGAAAAAAATTTGAAAAAATAGCAATATTAACGCAAACAACTCTTTCAGTTGATGATACAAAGGATTTAATTACGGAAATTCAGAAAAGATTTAAAAATATAGTTAAACCAAAAGCAGATGATATATGCTATGCAACCCAGAACAGACAGGATATGGTAAAAAGAATTGCTCCTTTTACCGATATATTTCTTGTCATAGGATCGCAAAAAAGCTCAAATTCAAATAGATTAAAGGAAATAGCAGAAAAATATGGAGCAAAAGCATACCTTATAAATGATAAAAGTGAAATTCCCTTGAAAGAAATTGAAAATATAAAATCACTTGGTATAACTTCTGGTGCTTCAACTCCGGAAAGTCTTGTTCAGGAAATTATTGAAGAATTAAAAAAATATGGTGCAGAAGAGGTTATTGAAATAAGTGGAATAGAGGAAAATATTAAGTTTTCTTTACCTTTGGAACTTGAATCTTTTTGA
- a CDS encoding Rrf2 family transcriptional regulator, with protein sequence MRIKRETDYAIRIVLYMSQNNKKIYSVKEISQKTLIPKEFLSKIIQKLKKNRILKSIRGIKGGYSLIKKPEEISLLDIILIFEKSLAMNICAVEKRYCNLSNICSVHPIWIEIRKYVEKKLKKENFYKLAKRYKKIL encoded by the coding sequence ATGAGAATAAAAAGGGAAACGGATTATGCGATAAGGATAGTTCTTTATATGAGTCAGAATAATAAAAAAATTTATAGTGTAAAGGAAATATCACAAAAAACTCTTATTCCAAAAGAATTCCTTTCAAAGATAATTCAGAAACTTAAAAAAAATAGAATATTGAAATCAATAAGAGGTATAAAGGGAGGTTATTCATTAATAAAAAAACCGGAGGAAATTTCTCTTCTTGATATTATATTAATTTTTGAAAAATCTCTTGCAATGAACATCTGCGCAGTAGAAAAAAGATACTGCAATCTTTCAAATATATGCTCAGTACATCCTATATGGATTGAGATAAGAAAATATGTAGAGAAAAAATTAAAAAAAGAAAATTTTTATAAACTTGCAAAAAGATATAAAAAAATTTTATAA
- a CDS encoding ABC-2 family transporter protein has protein sequence MKTILKFLFLKLKSHIAFRLDAFLQILFGFLDSLFAFLFFQVVYSYVNSIVGFEKGEIYILTGTAYLLDSLYKSIFGAGIISLSQLVKEGRLEKYLIKPFNPKIIIALRDPRFDWFYRFPSYFALLVYGFYLLKTFPSFTDILLYLFSFLISFMIYLFLHYNIVLLTFWIIEVYNLYYIIYDFYDLARYPEKIYKGIFRKIFITIIPVIILSNYPVKFLLKERNFFFLFYQAFILFVFFIIFEFMWKKGIRRYEGATL, from the coding sequence ATGAAAACTATATTAAAATTTTTATTTTTAAAATTAAAATCTCATATAGCCTTTCGGCTTGATGCATTTTTGCAGATCCTTTTTGGCTTTTTAGATTCCTTATTTGCATTTTTATTTTTCCAAGTTGTCTATTCTTATGTAAATAGTATTGTTGGTTTTGAAAAAGGAGAAATTTATATTTTAACAGGCACTGCGTATTTACTTGATTCATTATACAAAAGTATTTTTGGAGCAGGTATCATTTCTCTTTCACAACTTGTTAAAGAAGGAAGGCTTGAAAAGTATTTAATAAAACCCTTTAATCCTAAAATTATTATTGCTCTCAGAGATCCAAGATTTGATTGGTTTTACAGATTTCCTTCCTATTTTGCCCTTCTTGTTTATGGATTTTATCTTTTAAAAACTTTCCCTTCATTTACTGATATTTTACTTTATCTTTTTTCCTTTTTAATTTCTTTTATGATTTATTTATTTTTACATTACAATATTGTTCTTTTAACTTTCTGGATAATTGAAGTTTATAATCTTTACTACATAATTTATGATTTTTATGACCTTGCAAGATATCCAGAAAAAATTTATAAAGGAATTTTCAGAAAAATTTTTATTACGATAATTCCTGTTATAATACTTTCAAACTATCCGGTAAAATTTTTATTAAAAGAGAGAAATTTCTTTTTCCTTTTTTATCAGGCTTTTATTCTTTTTGTATTTTTTATTATTTTTGAATTTATGTGGAAAAAAGGTATTAGAAGATATGAAGGTGCTACTCTATAG
- the xerD gene encoding site-specific tyrosine recombinase XerD — protein sequence MNLFDLKNKFIEYILLERGYSINTKESYENDLEKFFTFINKNEINLFEIDNLDITLFIAELKKENYSESSILRILSTLRSFFKFLSERENFKKDPTLLIELPKKSLRLPYFLTYEEFEALSNSIDIEKPYGLRDKALIEILYATGMRVSEALNLKRSDVNFEEEVIRVKGKGEKERIIPVNKICLFYLKEYIEKERNKILKNKNSDFLFLNKNGTKLSRVGFWKILKKYSIKAGIKKLHPHILRHTFATHMLLNGCDLKTLKIILGHSSISTTQIYTHVTRTHLHEVIEKYHPRGKFKNGRFSKIT from the coding sequence TTGAATCTTTTTGATTTAAAAAATAAATTTATTGAATATATTCTACTTGAAAGAGGTTATTCAATAAATACAAAGGAAAGTTATGAAAATGACCTTGAAAAATTTTTTACATTTATAAATAAAAATGAAATTAATTTATTTGAAATTGATAACCTTGATATAACACTTTTTATTGCTGAATTAAAAAAAGAAAATTATTCAGAAAGTTCAATTTTAAGAATTTTATCTACTTTAAGAAGTTTTTTTAAATTTTTATCAGAAAGGGAAAATTTTAAAAAGGATCCAACACTATTAATAGAACTTCCTAAAAAATCTCTAAGATTACCTTATTTTTTAACTTATGAGGAATTTGAAGCCTTAAGTAACTCAATTGATATTGAAAAACCTTATGGATTAAGAGATAAAGCTTTAATAGAAATTTTATACGCCACAGGAATGAGGGTGAGTGAAGCTTTAAACTTAAAGAGAAGTGATGTAAACTTTGAAGAAGAAGTAATAAGAGTTAAAGGAAAAGGTGAAAAGGAGAGAATAATTCCTGTAAATAAAATATGTCTTTTTTACCTAAAGGAATACATAGAAAAAGAAAGAAATAAAATTTTAAAAAATAAAAATTCGGATTTTCTGTTTTTAAACAAAAATGGAACAAAACTCTCAAGGGTGGGGTTTTGGAAAATATTAAAAAAATATTCAATAAAAGCAGGAATTAAAAAATTACATCCCCATATATTGAGGCATACTTTCGCTACACATATGCTTTTAAATGGCTGCGATTTAAAAACTTTAAAAATAATTTTGGGACATTCCTCAATCTCAACTACACAGATTTATACCCATGTAACAAGAACACATTTACATGAAGTAATTGAAAAGTATCATCCAAGAGGTAAGTTTAAAAATGGTAGATTTTCAAAAATTACTTAG
- a CDS encoding cytochrome c, protein MYPIFYLPQITSGWLIAILATFHILPSHLSTSAMWFNVYMEWKAYKENREELLEFVKKFALLLIVFAYIFGSLSGVGIWFATMVASPRGISSIIHNYVWGWATEWVFFIIEVLGIFIYYYTFGKVDKKTHLLIGLIFAIGSWTTMAIIVGILSFMISTGKWNLNGNFFYGFFNPNYFPHFLLRTVLMFSITALYAIFITNFVKNENVKNEVIKKASLLGILSILISIPFLYLYLKSLPSHSKEIYPLLVTKGLKMGFVIPLIIVFLYFVLNNFTTLLSKFIPSLLMIIILFGGIFAGERIREILRKPYIIPGFIYSNCIIGFDHKVKGVESDVSKINGKGILEIYPFTPPEMKNIDEKNILKAGKLIALIECSSCHSLENKGVRPLKEMIERIGFEDVEGIMEFLDLMGENYKYMPPFFGSEIEKRALAEYLISLKGR, encoded by the coding sequence ATGTATCCAATATTTTATTTACCACAGATAACCTCTGGGTGGCTTATAGCAATATTAGCTACCTTTCATATTTTACCCTCTCATCTTTCTACTTCTGCTATGTGGTTTAATGTTTATATGGAATGGAAGGCTTACAAGGAAAACAGGGAAGAACTTCTTGAATTTGTTAAAAAATTTGCCCTTTTACTAATTGTTTTTGCCTATATTTTTGGTTCTCTTTCAGGTGTTGGAATATGGTTTGCCACAATGGTCGCCTCACCAAGGGGAATTTCAAGCATAATACATAATTATGTTTGGGGTTGGGCTACAGAATGGGTGTTTTTTATAATTGAAGTTCTTGGAATATTTATCTATTACTATACCTTTGGAAAAGTTGATAAGAAAACCCATCTTTTAATAGGGCTTATCTTTGCAATCGGGTCCTGGACGACCATGGCTATAATTGTGGGTATTCTCTCCTTTATGATTTCAACAGGTAAATGGAACTTAAATGGAAACTTCTTTTACGGATTTTTCAATCCCAACTACTTTCCTCACTTTTTATTAAGAACAGTATTAATGTTTTCCATAACAGCACTTTATGCAATATTTATAACTAATTTTGTAAAAAATGAAAATGTTAAAAATGAGGTAATTAAAAAGGCTTCATTACTCGGTATTTTGAGTATACTTATCTCCATTCCCTTTTTATATTTATATTTAAAATCTTTACCATCTCACTCAAAAGAAATATATCCCCTTCTTGTTACAAAGGGTCTTAAAATGGGTTTTGTTATACCTTTAATTATTGTTTTTTTATATTTTGTTTTAAACAACTTTACTACACTTCTCTCAAAATTCATACCTTCTCTTTTAATGATAATAATTTTATTTGGAGGTATATTTGCAGGTGAAAGGATAAGGGAAATATTGAGAAAACCCTATATAATTCCGGGATTTATATATTCAAACTGTATTATAGGTTTTGACCATAAAGTAAAAGGAGTTGAAAGTGATGTATCAAAAATAAATGGAAAGGGAATTCTTGAAATCTATCCTTTTACACCTCCTGAAATGAAAAATATTGATGAAAAAAATATTTTAAAAGCAGGAAAATTAATAGCACTTATTGAATGTTCTTCATGCCATTCCTTAGAAAATAAAGGAGTAAGACCTTTAAAAGAAATGATAGAGAGAATAGGTTTTGAGGATGTGGAAGGTATAATGGAGTTTCTTGATTTAATGGGTGAAAATTATAAATATATGCCACCATTTTTTGGTAGTGAAATAGAAAAAAGAGCTCTTGCTGAATATTTAATATCTTTAAAAGGGAGGTAA
- a CDS encoding DegT/DnrJ/EryC1/StrS family aminotransferase has protein sequence MKIPYFKIKLKEEEKAYLLDVLEKGQLSFGKECLKFEKNIAELTKSKAVFVSSATTGLHLVYKALEIGKYDEVLVPSFTFTATVEPLIHLGATPVFVDVISEKYPVIDLKDAEKKLSKKTRALVFMYYAGFIVDMKEYIEFCKENKIYLIEDAAHAFPAERENRYAGTFGIAGVYSFYGNKNLHLGEGGMVLTNDERLYERIKLLRNHGIKDLSVEKKDLVSNYDINFPGFNFRPTELQGALGNILLKRLKEMQEKRKRIYFKIREEIEGKFTFPYDENEPSSYHINPIFTGDEKERKELLRYLREKEIQCSYHYPPVHLFSYIKERYGRIYLDVTEDLSKREVTLPLYPCLEDEEVDYIIEMLKKF, from the coding sequence ATGAAAATTCCCTATTTTAAAATAAAGTTAAAAGAAGAAGAAAAGGCTTATTTACTTGATGTTCTTGAAAAAGGGCAATTATCCTTCGGAAAGGAATGTTTAAAATTTGAAAAGAATATTGCAGAGTTAACTAAAAGTAAAGCAGTTTTTGTTTCTTCTGCTACTACAGGACTTCACCTTGTTTATAAAGCACTTGAAATAGGTAAATATGATGAAGTTCTTGTTCCCTCTTTTACTTTCACAGCAACAGTTGAACCCTTAATTCATCTTGGTGCAACACCTGTTTTTGTTGATGTTATATCAGAAAAGTATCCTGTAATAGATTTAAAGGATGCTGAAAAGAAATTATCAAAAAAAACAAGAGCACTTGTTTTTATGTATTATGCAGGATTTATTGTTGATATGAAAGAATATATAGAATTCTGTAAAGAAAATAAAATTTATCTTATTGAGGATGCAGCCCATGCCTTTCCAGCTGAAAGAGAAAATAGGTATGCTGGAACTTTTGGTATAGCAGGAGTTTATAGTTTTTACGGTAATAAGAATCTTCATTTAGGTGAAGGTGGTATGGTTTTAACAAATGATGAAAGGTTATATGAAAGAATAAAATTACTGAGAAATCATGGTATAAAAGATTTATCTGTAGAAAAGAAAGATCTTGTATCTAATTATGATATAAATTTTCCTGGATTTAATTTTAGACCAACTGAACTTCAGGGTGCCCTCGGGAATATTTTATTAAAAAGACTAAAAGAAATGCAGGAAAAAAGAAAAAGAATTTATTTTAAAATAAGGGAAGAAATTGAAGGTAAATTTACATTTCCCTATGATGAAAATGAACCTTCTTCCTATCATATAAATCCTATTTTTACAGGAGATGAAAAAGAAAGGAAGGAACTTCTAAGATATTTAAGGGAGAAGGAGATACAGTGTTCCTATCATTATCCCCCTGTTCATCTTTTTTCTTATATCAAGGAAAGGTATGGAAGAATTTATCTTGATGTAACAGAAGATTTATCAAAAAGGGAAGTTACCTTGCCACTTTACCCTTGTTTGGAAGATGAAGAGGTAGATTACATAATTGAAATGTTAAAAAAATTCTAA